The nucleotide window GAAACGACGCTTGGTCGCCGGCACCTTCACGGAGGTCACCTTGAAGAGGCCGGGAAGCGAGAACTCGCCAGCGCCCTTCTTGTGGACCGCGCCGAGGATGGTGTTCTCCAGATGCTGAAGTACGGACTTGACCGCCTTGGCTTCGACTCCTGCCTTCTCAGCGAGGTGGCTCACCAGGCTGGCTTTCGTGAAAGTGTCCTTCAACGGTTTGATCGCAGTAGCGGCGGCTGGTTTGGCTGCTGGTGCTGCCTTCTTTGCCGGTACGGCTTTCTTTGCTGCGGTCTTGGTTTTCGTCGCCATGGAGTGAGTAGTTTTCAGAAAGTTAACCATCCAAGGATGGCGAATGACAGTGCGATTTTTCGCGTGTCAAGCATAGCAAAGCCAAAGCCTTTTTGGCGATCTACGGCTGAAGTTTCCAATCGCAA belongs to Ralstonia sp. RRA and includes:
- a CDS encoding HU family DNA-binding protein, with the translated sequence MATKTKTAAKKAVPAKKAAPAAKPAAATAIKPLKDTFTKASLVSHLAEKAGVEAKAVKSVLQHLENTILGAVHKKGAGEFSLPGLFKVTSVKVPATKRRFGKNPFTGQEQWFEAKPATVRVKVRPLKKVKDAAL